A stretch of Crossiella cryophila DNA encodes these proteins:
- a CDS encoding BON domain-containing protein has protein sequence MNEARTPQYEVSRLRRALVEDPRTAEQGVRVTVRGQHVFLVGEVASEARRRGLDEVIGEVAPDLVVHNETHVAGAAAPVGREELR, from the coding sequence GTGAACGAAGCGCGAACACCGCAGTATGAGGTCAGCCGGCTGCGCCGGGCGCTGGTGGAGGACCCCCGCACCGCCGAGCAGGGGGTCAGGGTCACCGTGCGCGGGCAGCACGTGTTCCTGGTCGGCGAGGTGGCCAGTGAGGCGCGCAGGCGTGGTCTGGACGAGGTGATCGGGGAGGTGGCGCCGGATCTGGTGGTGCACAACGAGACCCACGTGGCCGGTGCGGCCGCCCCGGTTGGACGGGAGGAGTTGCGGTGA
- a CDS encoding metallophosphoesterase family protein, with translation MIRIAAVGDVHLGPDAAGHLRPALEQLGECADVLLLAGDLTKHGSLEEAQVVAEEFADLAVPVLAVLGNHDHHADVPEQVAELLTGHGITVLEGEAVTLELGGCRLGVAGVKGFGGGFAGKCGSAFGEREMKAFINHTNGIAERLADALHGLDCDVKVALTHYSPVTDTLKGEPPEIYPFLGSYLLAEAIDSAGADLAVHGHAHFGTEHGSTPGGVRVRNVAQPVIKSAYQVYCLEPAVAATSV, from the coding sequence GTGATCCGGATAGCCGCGGTCGGCGACGTGCACCTGGGACCGGACGCCGCCGGACACCTACGGCCCGCCCTGGAACAGCTGGGCGAGTGCGCCGACGTGCTGTTGCTGGCGGGTGATCTGACCAAGCACGGCAGCCTGGAGGAGGCCCAGGTGGTGGCCGAGGAGTTCGCCGACCTGGCGGTGCCGGTGCTGGCGGTGCTGGGCAACCACGACCACCACGCCGACGTGCCCGAGCAGGTCGCCGAACTGCTCACCGGGCACGGCATCACGGTGCTGGAGGGCGAGGCGGTCACGCTGGAGCTGGGCGGGTGCAGGCTGGGTGTGGCCGGGGTGAAGGGTTTCGGCGGCGGGTTCGCCGGGAAGTGCGGCAGTGCGTTCGGGGAGCGGGAGATGAAGGCGTTCATCAACCACACCAACGGGATCGCCGAGCGGCTCGCCGACGCGCTGCACGGCCTGGACTGCGATGTGAAGGTCGCGCTGACCCACTACTCACCGGTGACCGACACGCTCAAGGGTGAGCCGCCGGAGATCTATCCGTTCCTGGGGTCCTACCTGCTGGCCGAGGCCATCGACAGCGCGGGCGCCGATCTGGCCGTGCACGGGCACGCCCACTTCGGCACCGAGCACGGCAGTACCCCTGGCGGGGTGCGGGTGCGCAACGTGGCCCAGCCGGTGATCAAGAGCGCCTACCAGGTGTACTGCCTGGAACCGGCGGTCGCGGCCACCTCGGTGTAG